A section of the Aricia agestis chromosome 4, ilAriAges1.1, whole genome shotgun sequence genome encodes:
- the LOC121725849 gene encoding uncharacterized protein LOC121725849, which translates to MSRINSENVNGVNVTLVVNKRNRTQPSQRFTISYKDGQKSAPWRLKLFFLAIIFNVFTMSYIRVSVFAILIIAIVFSVLIIFWITHSVQSESILFIPRVGIESTVKYVFGREDNFVPWSLIDDIIIREVIKLNRVLYYLTIILKSPNAGESDSVKIIPLFKYTKPRLAMLEVIYNELSSFLIAFRNEQMGSGDAEQ; encoded by the exons ATGTCTAGAATTAATTCTGAAAATGTAAATGGAGTAAATGTTACCTTGGTTGTGAACAAGCGCAACCGGACGCAGCCATCACAACGGTTTACAATCAGTTACAAAGATGGCCAAAAAAGCGCTCCTTGGAGATTGAAACTCTTTTTCCTAgccattatttttaatgtattcaCTATGTCTTATATTCGTGTTAGCGTATTtgctatattaattattgccaTAGTATTTTCAGTATTGATTATATTCTGGATAACACATAGTGTTCAGTCAG AAAGTATTCTTTTCATCCCAAGAGTGGGCATTGAGTCAACAGTGAAGTATGTTTTTGGTCGAGAAGATAATTTTGTACCATGGTCACTTattgatgatattattatacgtGAAGTCATTAAATTg AATCGGGTGCTGTATTATCtgacaattattttaaaatcaccCAATGCTGGTGAAAGTGACTCTGTAAAAATAATACCACTGTTTAag TACACCAAGCCCAGACTGGCCATGTTAGAAGTCATATACAATGAACTTTCAAGCTTTTTAATAGCTTTTagaaacgagcaaatgggttcAGGTGATGCAGAACAATGA
- the LOC121725848 gene encoding cilia- and flagella-associated protein 36: MANLENNAWVFDSLVGFLHGPVWNVPLQTFIEEKSLPFEPTEDGQVPDKPEYKKIHNEYRNLVDVMLGSFMEDIGITADQFQAACHLSAHDLAGLPAYFHKRLFEQIWAANDYEMFVKMMTHKNVELQLQALELIEKRYGAMPNLYSSEAEETNATKSDSADWPDNDDVMNEITKLQQQESITTENFTEVKVSPDEVVAEKQSLITKLQHLDSTDRDNEKKIESNEVQSSSEWKKPPPKVEITEEELKERQEYLKQQRDKLLALKKQVREKQLGAAASDNVASAEGASSFVPRPKSSHAARAVLKGNAPAPPPDAMQLRRALASKLKAEVVDNMS, from the exons ATGGCTAATTTAGAAAATAACGCCTGGGTTTTCGATTCTCTGGTCGGGTTTCTTCATGGTCCAGTTTGGAATGTACCATTACAAACATTTATCGAAGAAAAATCTTTGC CGTTTGAGCCAACTGAAGATGGGCAAGTGCCTGATAAACCCGAATACAAGAAGATTCATAATGAATATCGAAATCTG gtTGACGTAATGCTAGGATCGTTCATGGAGGACATCGGCATCACCGCGGACCAGTTCCAGGCAGCATGTCACCTCTCGGCGCACGATCTGGCCGGTCTACCCGCGTACTTCCACAAGCGCCTCTTCGAGCAGATCTGGGCGGCGAACGACTACGAGATGTTCGTCAAGATGATGACACACAAGAATGTGGAACTTCAGTTACAG GCATTAGAATTAATTGAGAAGAGATATGGCGCGATGCCAAACTTGTACTCATCAGAAGCGGAGGAAACGAACGCGACGAAGAGCGATAGCGCAGATTGGCCTGATAATGATGATGTTATGAACGAGATTACCAA ATTGCAACAACAAGAAAGCATTACAACAGAAAATTTTACAGAAGTCAAAGTTAGCCCAGACGAAGTGGTCGCTGAGAAACAGTCACTGATAACCAAATTACAGCATTTAGATAGCACCGATAGAGATAATgagaaaaaaatcgaaagtAACGAAGTACAATCATCGTCTGAATGGAAGAAACCACCTCCTAAAGTTGAG atAACCGAAGAAGAACTAAAAGAGCGTCAAGAATATTTGAAACAACAACGTGACAAATTGTTGGCGTTGAAAAAGCAAGTGCGGGAAAAGCAACTTGGCGCCGCAGCAAGCGACAACGTTGCATCTGCAG AGGGCGCTTCGAGCTTTGTTCCCAGACCAAAGTCGTCGCACGCCGCGAGAGCTGTGTTGAAGGGCAACGCGCCCGCACCGCCGCCAGACGCCATGCAACTGCGAAGGGCTCTGGCTTCCAAACTAAAAGCTGAAGTAGTTGATAATATGAGTTAA